Sequence from the Amaranthus tricolor cultivar Red isolate AtriRed21 chromosome 16, ASM2621246v1, whole genome shotgun sequence genome:
AGTTGTGGATTTCTTTAGAATTTGTAGTATTATTGTAGGCACGCTAGTAGTTTCAATTTTACATTTCATGCTGGATAGCTGGAGTGTTGGGGATTAGGAGCAACAGAGATTAAATTGATATCAGTTGAGTCTTTACTTGGTTCACATAAATAATATCTTTGTTTCACTCCAAGACTTTACGGgaaattaaaagttttttaagGAAATCTTAAAATTAGTCATCTCCACAGGCACAACACACTGCTACATGAATGGATGCAGCCATTGTCTCGGATATTTATGTCTGGCATTCTGTCTATTGTCTCGGGTAATTATATAATGAGCTTCTGGTTGATTTTCTCGTTACTTGATTTACTGATATCACATACTGGAATGATCACTTGACAGAAAGGAGTGCTACTGCATGCTTTTCTTGACATTCCACAACGATTTTGCTGGCAAAGAGCAGGTAACATTTACTCAAATGTGATTGAAACATTTCTCATTGCTGTAAATTTAACTTTCTTGCATTTCCTTGAGATATTTACCGTCATTGAAATTATATCTTCTCAGAATATCAGCTTGGATGACATACAAAAAGTGACAGAAAACATGTGACCCTCTGTTCGACTCATTATCGAATGATTTGAGTTCTAGCTATCAGCCTGTACATTTCATACTCTTACAAGGATGTTGATTAGTATTGTGCTGTATGTTATCATCCTTCCTAGAACCGTAATTTTGCTCTCGCACAATGAATTGATAAGAGTACACCATGGCTGCCATTTGAATCGTTATTTGCCCAGAGTCATTATGGCTTTCTGTGATGAACAAGCAGCCATCTCTTTTTCAACATATTATTTGTAACGTGCTGCATTCATTCACTTGTTGGCACCAATGTTTTGGTCAATGTTATTGTAAGAATCATCAATGGTTATACTAAGAAAAGCAAACCCCTTGTTACACATTTTTTTGTTGGATATTCCACTTGCTAGCATCAAATTATGTCGAAACGACAATTGCAGCATTTTTTTATGATGCTTTAAAACAGGAAAGTTAATCGTTGATTAGAAACGTTGAAATTTCTGTCCTTGATAGCTAATATTCGTGATAACTTCGTAACTGGTTGCGTGGTTTGTGTTCCCTCCAAACTCATCCCAGGTTAAGGGTATATTCGGATGGAAGAAATAGAAGAAAATGAACGGAAGGGATTTAAAGGGATAAATGATCCCTTCTTTGAATTACATAATGGGAGGAAAAGGATTTAAAGGGAAGAAATTAGatgacttattttttttaaggtcTCAATCTTTCTAAAGTCAGAtagatttaaaaggaaaaatccCATCTTTTCTTCCTATTTCCTTCCTTTTTTTTGCTCTCCAAAATTATAGGAAAGAAATTCTTTGGATTGATTAATATTGTAAtccatttttgtatataataggACCTTAATAGTAGGGCAAAACCTTATTATCCAAATTTGTTATTTGTAATTTGCTTTCCTCAAGTTAGCATACTGATATAGAATTCCTTATTTAGATAATAAAACCATAAAGGTAGAAATTTAAATAGATTAGATAAATTATCTTTATTAAAGTCTCTGTCTATCTTAAATTGGAAAAAATCTTAAgggaaaaaatttatttatcctcccctttctttccctttccttcaaacaaacaaaacttacttttctttcatttcttttcattttcccttcttttccttccgtttctttcttcttttattttcaaaattattattcgAACGTAGTACAAGGAAACTACttgtttgaatcaattaatattgtaaacaatatttgtatttgtttatAATAGAATTATAGAACTATAAAAGGCAGGGCATAACCTCATTACCCGAATCTGTTTTTTTGTACAAATAAAATCTGCTTTTCCTCATTTTATCAGACTGATATTACACACAGATAAAATTCAACTGTTACAATTCAAACTCAATAAATTCCTAAATTAATCTGTGATCTGTCAACAAGCTTGAACAGAGCATGATCTGGTTGTTGCATCTGAACCATTCTCATGACTGTTGCTACCACAATCTTTTCCATTTCTTGCAGCAAAAGCAACCAAAAACTTGTTACCTACGTTACTATTACCACAAACTGTTCCAATTGATTTCCCTATCCTGCAAACATGATCTGCAGGGAGCCTGTGCTTTAAGCAAACCTTAATATTGCACGATTTACAAACAGTGGTGTTAGAAAATGTCAATTGCTCCTTACAACGTTTAACTGGGCATCTGGGCTTCTTCTTTTTAGATGGGTCACATTCTTTTGAGCTTTCATGTTTCTTTTTCATGGCCGCTTCGTCTGCCATAGAGAGACCTGTAGTTTCCATTGATTTGGAGCATATTTCACACACAATCACCTTCCTGCTTTTGTCGTCTGAATTTGGACAATCATGTGACTTGTATGTTCTGTGTTCTACGCAGAAAACCTGCAAGCATACAataaaatgacattaataagTCTATTGTCAAGAAACAAACTCAAATAAAGGTTTAAATGATAGCCGAGGCTTTAAAATATcaatatactctaacacaccccTAACTAATAGGACGGTATTTATTCGGGTCATCAGATTAATTTCAAGTCAGATCTTTCGGGTTGATTTTAAACCAGTTGgttttaacatatttttaaatttattttaaagtcggaTTGGGTTGCAAGATCTAATAAATATCAGGTCGTCGAATCTGTTTTGTACACCAGCATAGCATAGGCTCTTCCCAAACCTATTTACCTAGTgcaaaatattccacttgaatttaaaattgaaagagTAATTGAAATTCGAATACGTGATTTCTCATCACGCTGATTTTtcatatcatattaaaaaactaaaataaccaaaaacttaagctgacaGTTAACATCTCAGAATATTTTGTATACCCTTAGATGTATGGACAGGAGAAGTAGTTGCAAATTgtataaaataagaaaagataGCATACCTTAAGGCAACGATTGCAGTTAAATGGAAGAAAATCAAGCTGATGACAAAGAGGTTGTTGGCAATGTTGTCCTAAATGTGGAAAAGCTTCTGTTCCTCCACCCAATCCCATCTTTCTCCTTAACAATATCAATCTCCAAAACTTGAAAGATCAAATATGATTTATGGAAGGAAGGCTTtaattaagaatatatatatatatatatatatgactactACTTTCTTGAGGCATACGAAAGAAGACccaattttttattcttttttttttccgcCGACTTATCACGTCATGAGTTACGTATTGCAATTTGCAAGCTGGCCAGCCTCTTTGGTTCCCGCCTCTTATAATTTCCTTCGTCTAGTCATTAacctaaaaatttaattttttttaattgtaagtgataattttaagtttataagtgatcatcttaaatttataagtaattattttaatattataaataataatcgCTTTAAGTTatataattggtcactttaagATTCTTATAAGTGGCCAATTCAAAATGAAAGTCTATATTAGATAAGCTCAGTAGAGATGATCATAGTCATGGTCATGATCATCGTCCCTTCATCCCGGACAAAGACATGGTTCGGAGGAAGAGATAATGAACATACCATATCCGTACTCCCTAGCAAAAGAGCTCTTCAAGGCTCGcttggattgagtgtaaatatttaagaagTAAACAAAATTCGAAGTAGGAAAACAAAGTAAATTATATAGAAGTTTaaagaaatttgattgttagaaAAGTGGAAGAATTGGTTAGAATGTAATGAAAATGGATAAAACAACAATTATTTTTCTCATATTGGGATACCCTAGGGGAGAGTTGGGAAATACTTTCCTTCAAATGAGGGAACTCATTATCCTTTTTTATTCGTCTTTTTTAGTTTACTCACATTATACATCTTTCACAagtatttcaatttttttatttgcaccTCTGCTTACCTTTGTTTCactaatttgactttttttacccccttaaatatttatcagcctgtcttgtatgaaaccgtctcaccatataattagtccatttctatattaattgataactttaagatcgtaagtaatcgttttaaggttataagtaatcactctaaaactataaaaaaattattattttaaacgaaaaattacccagaataatccaacctttcttCGATTTTCCTAcgataatcccaactatcaattaaccataaataatcccatGTATTGTATCATTTTACACGGAGTGTTGTTGAATCATTTCTGACTTGTTGTTCCGGTAAACTAGCCGTTGCCTTTTTCTCTCATTTAACCCAgcatcatcatcttcctctaCTGCTTCTCTCCTCCATTAAAACCCACACCCAAAATTCTCCATTAAAACCGAAAAAAATCAGCTATCATCTccgttttctttattttttttcatctgTCTCGTGCTATATGAAGAGCATTATCACATCTCATTCTTCAACATTAAGAAGATCAATTGCAAGTGAAAGCCCTAAATGTGAACATGGTGTTCTGGCAAAATTGCAAACTGCTAGAAAAGGTTCTAGAGTTGGGCATCGATTTTATGTTGTGGTCTTTGGCCTGTAAGTTATGGTTTCATTTTTGTGGTTATGATTTATTTTAGTAAAGTAATTTAGTTTAGCTAATTTTGATTGTATTTTGTTTATAGGActtaaattgcaaatttttcAAATGGGAGGATGATGTAATCAAGTCGGAAGCATTTGGAGGAGCATATTGTTTGGAAGAACAAAATTCTATTTTACTTGAGAAAATTGAcaaattgaagatgaagaaacaaaaattaaagGAGAGTGAAGCTTTATTTAAGATTGAACTTGCTAAACTTATAAATGCAACAAAAGTTTTAGGATTTGTGCTTGTTGCGTCATGGTTATTATTTGTAATCTTCTTATTTATGTTAACATTACTAGTACAATGTAATGAAAATTCTACAACAATGTAAGACAATTAATGTAATGAAATTAGATCCCATTTCCTAATATATTCCTTTAcaaaatttttggaaaaatatcACTGCCGTATATTGTATATTCAATTACATTGACAAATATCACTACCATAATTAAATGTTTGACAAAATATTAAGGTTTACAAAAGCAACACTTAAGTCATTAACAATACATTAATTACACATATGCTTCATTGTTTAGAAAAGCTCTTAAGTGTTGTACTAACTATTAATCTCAATATTAATAAAGATTCTTCATTGCTTGGTTGTTAATGCTTGAGTTGAGAGTACGTCTACATGAGTTTGGCTTCCCTTGCTTGGCCTTCCTCTTTTACGTTTACGCTGTTAAAAAGGAATATAACAATTATTAGGTTGACTAAACTTTTATTTGATGTGTAATAACTTTTTGGCATAAAGTTTAACTAACTTATTGTTTCAGCAGTTGTAACAAAACTACTTGGATTACCACCTTTGCTCCCTTGCCATGTTTGGATCCTTATCCCGCCTTTACCTATTACCTCAGGATGTGCAGTTAGCTGATAATGGGCTGGTTGATATGGTTGTGATTCTGGGTTTGCTCTTCTTTCATTAACATCTTTTCTTggtcttcctcttcctcttcctctcttTATTGGTGGTGGTGTAGGGTCAGCAGCTTTACCCTTTTCTGGAAAATTTCATTTATTATGTGTAGTGGATTTACAAATGCCACAACTCATCTGCATGCCATGTCTTGTGAGTTTCCCTGGTTTCTTTAGGTCCTCATGAACACTTTTGATTCGTGACTTTCTTGGTCTTCCAGGACCGATTTTGATGGGGGATGGATCAATAGACATATCAATTTTAGGCCAATGATGTTCTCCAATGCAAGGAGCTATGATACCTATATAAGCCCTTGTGTATGCAGCTTTGGTGTAAGATTCATCCACAAATGACTCGACATCTTTATATAGGTAACTAATTAAGGCAATAGCATGACAACAAGGAATCCCTTTAAGATCTCATTTCCTACACGTACATGTTCTTTTTTTTATGTCTACCTCTAGTACGTCAATGTGATGAGCAACTTGGAATATTGTAGTAGTACACGGTAACTGTGCAATTAGATGCCTCTTCTTTCTCTTTATCCAACATAGCTTGTACTTTGAGACATAACAATCCACTCCACTTGCT
This genomic interval carries:
- the LOC130803279 gene encoding zinc finger AN1 domain-containing stress-associated protein 12; the encoded protein is MGLGGGTEAFPHLGQHCQQPLCHQLDFLPFNCNRCLKVFCVEHRTYKSHDCPNSDDKSRKVIVCEICSKSMETTGLSMADEAAMKKKHESSKECDPSKKKKPRCPVKRCKEQLTFSNTTVCKSCNIKVCLKHRLPADHVCRIGKSIGTVCGNSNVGNKFLVAFAARNGKDCGSNSHENGSDATTRSCSVQAC